One window of Inquilinus sp. Marseille-Q2685 genomic DNA carries:
- a CDS encoding calcium-binding protein codes for MNGTAGNDVLYGNDDTADTVNGFGGNDQLQGGGGNDVLNGGDGNDLLTGEAGADRINGGAGIDTADWLRQNGLTTGVSVNLQTGATGGGAAGDVLTGIENLRGGNFNDTLIGNAGANTLTGAGGADTMNGGDGNDTVSGQDGNDRLNGGNGNDYLNGGAGSDLLDGGAGIDTVSYGDATARISINLQAGQIGGAATGDTLANIENLTGTRFDDYIAANAAANVLSGGAGNDQLRGQDGNDTLYGGAGADDLNGGNGNDNLNGGAGNDAIAGSAGADNLAGYDGNDYLVGGAGADRLNGGAGVDTVSYAGSAARVAVILSNGTASGGDAEGDTFSGIENLAGSSFSDYLGGNASANTLNGGAGDDGLSGKGGADRINGGAGIDMADYIDSGAAVTIDLAAGTASGGDAAGDTLTSIESLRGPAFDDPLTGNDGDNRLSGLDGVDTLNGGAGQDKLIGGAGADILNGGDGFDMAGYDNASAGLTVSLADPSANTGDAVGDVYNSIEDLLGSQFNDVLTGDAGTNYIIGYYGDDRIDGGGGADTLVGSSGADTFVFSTAADTVAGNPDRINDFSQSDADKIDVSAITGGSGSFIGTAAFSGAAGEVRYEAGTEDTQIYIDANGDGSADAQIRLIGVVTLTAGDFVL; via the coding sequence GTGAACGGCACGGCCGGTAACGACGTGCTCTATGGCAACGACGACACCGCCGATACCGTGAACGGCTTTGGCGGCAATGATCAGCTGCAAGGCGGCGGCGGCAATGATGTTCTGAACGGCGGCGATGGGAACGATCTCCTCACCGGCGAGGCGGGCGCCGACCGGATCAATGGCGGTGCGGGCATCGACACCGCCGATTGGCTCCGTCAGAACGGGCTCACCACGGGGGTCAGCGTCAATCTCCAGACCGGCGCCACCGGCGGCGGGGCCGCGGGCGATGTGCTGACCGGGATCGAAAATCTCCGGGGCGGCAACTTCAACGACACTCTGATCGGGAATGCCGGGGCCAACACCCTCACTGGAGCCGGCGGCGCCGACACCATGAATGGCGGAGACGGCAATGATACCGTCAGCGGCCAGGACGGCAATGACCGCCTGAATGGCGGCAACGGCAACGATTACCTGAACGGAGGGGCCGGTTCCGATCTCCTCGATGGCGGCGCCGGCATCGACACCGTGTCCTACGGCGACGCGACAGCCCGGATCTCGATCAACCTGCAGGCTGGTCAAATCGGCGGCGCGGCCACGGGCGATACGCTGGCGAACATCGAAAATCTGACCGGAACGAGGTTCGATGACTATATTGCCGCCAACGCTGCCGCGAATGTGCTGAGCGGCGGGGCCGGCAACGACCAGCTCCGTGGCCAGGACGGCAACGATACGCTTTACGGCGGCGCCGGTGCCGACGACTTGAATGGTGGGAACGGGAACGACAATCTTAACGGCGGCGCCGGAAACGATGCCATCGCCGGCAGTGCCGGGGCCGATAACTTGGCCGGCTACGATGGAAATGACTATCTGGTCGGTGGCGCCGGTGCCGACAGGCTGAATGGAGGCGCAGGCGTCGACACGGTGAGCTATGCCGGTTCGGCGGCTCGCGTGGCGGTGATCCTGTCGAACGGGACGGCGTCCGGCGGTGATGCCGAGGGCGATACCTTCAGCGGCATCGAGAATCTCGCGGGATCGAGCTTCAGCGACTACCTGGGCGGCAATGCGTCAGCCAACACCTTGAACGGCGGCGCCGGCGATGACGGCCTGTCCGGCAAGGGCGGCGCCGACCGCATCAACGGCGGCGCCGGGATCGACATGGCGGACTACATCGACTCGGGTGCCGCGGTGACGATCGACCTGGCGGCCGGCACTGCCAGCGGCGGCGACGCCGCCGGCGACACCCTGACCAGCATCGAGAGCCTGCGCGGCCCCGCCTTCGACGACCCCCTGACCGGCAACGATGGCGACAACCGCCTGTCCGGCCTCGACGGCGTCGACACGCTCAACGGAGGTGCCGGCCAGGACAAGCTGATCGGCGGTGCCGGGGCCGATATCCTGAACGGCGGCGACGGCTTCGACATGGCGGGGTACGACAACGCCTCCGCCGGCCTGACGGTCAGCTTGGCCGACCCCTCCGCCAACACCGGCGACGCGGTGGGCGACGTCTACAACAGCATCGAAGACCTCCTCGGCAGCCAATTCAACGACGTGCTGACCGGTGATGCCGGCACCAACTACATCATCGGCTATTACGGCGACGACCGGATCGACGGCGGGGGCGGCGCCGATACCCTGGTGGGCTCGAGCGGCGCGGACACCTTCGTCTTCTCCACCGCGGCCGACACCGTGGCCGGCAATCCGGACCGGATCAACGATTTCTCGCAAAGCGATGCCGACAAGATCGACGTGTCGGCCATCACCGGCGGCTCCGGCAGCTTCATCGGCACGGCGGCGTTCAGCGGCGCCGCCGGCGAGGTCCGCTACGAGGCGGGGACCGAGGACACCCAGATCTATATCGACGCCAATGGCGACGGCTCGGCCGATGCGCAGATCCGTCTCATCGGCGTGGTCACCCTGACCGCCGGCGACTTCGTGCTGTAG
- a CDS encoding TetR/AcrR family transcriptional regulator — protein sequence MSTHDARLSAKVRRVPRQARSRATIEAIVQAGAAVLSARGWFGFTTNEVIDVAGVGTATLYQYFPNKDALVAAVGRQHFDHALEELRRSVSGRSGLRHLVDDFVQGMVAVHSIDPWLHRALLDSPAPAESRAARAAFQAEYLSRCEAVVRAFRGGPKGAADAAVVQVLSSAVESVIYNANRNGTPRMPELKRELVALVTGYLGATIRSPGEVLAFAAHA from the coding sequence ATGTCCACTCATGATGCCAGGCTGTCGGCAAAGGTCCGGCGGGTGCCGCGCCAGGCTCGCTCTCGCGCCACGATCGAAGCGATCGTCCAGGCGGGGGCCGCCGTGCTGAGCGCCCGGGGCTGGTTCGGGTTCACGACCAACGAGGTGATCGACGTGGCGGGGGTGGGCACTGCCACGCTGTACCAGTACTTCCCGAACAAGGACGCGCTGGTCGCGGCCGTCGGGCGGCAGCACTTCGATCATGCGCTGGAGGAGTTGCGGCGGTCCGTGAGTGGAAGAAGCGGGCTGAGGCATCTCGTCGATGACTTCGTCCAGGGGATGGTGGCGGTCCATTCCATCGATCCCTGGCTGCACCGGGCCCTGCTCGACTCGCCCGCCCCCGCCGAATCCCGCGCGGCGCGCGCTGCCTTTCAGGCCGAATATCTGAGCCGATGCGAGGCCGTCGTCCGGGCGTTTCGGGGCGGCCCCAAGGGCGCAGCCGATGCGGCCGTCGTGCAGGTGCTGTCCTCTGCTGTGGAGAGCGTGATCTACAACGCCAACCGGAACGGGACGCCGAGGATGCCGGAGCTGAAGAGAGAACTCGTGGCATTGGTGACCGGCTATCTCGGCGCCACCATCCGCTCTCCGGGTGAAGTGCTGGCGTTCGCCGCGCATGCCTGA
- a CDS encoding DUF962 domain-containing protein, translated as MASDLFDRQMAMYTSFHRDGRNRLTHFFGIPAIIQAVLIALAAIPLGTIGGWPVTLADLVALLVWLLWIALDLGLGLAMAVVVIPGLIVARAVAGGGSPSTTWIVAGTLFVGGWVLQLVGHAYEGKRPAFLSNLFQLLIGPMFLMAETAFALGLRSGLKHRVEAAAAAYQSR; from the coding sequence ATGGCTTCGGATCTGTTCGATCGCCAGATGGCGATGTACACCAGCTTCCACCGCGACGGCCGCAACCGGCTGACCCATTTCTTCGGCATCCCGGCGATCATCCAGGCGGTGCTGATCGCGCTGGCCGCCATCCCGCTCGGCACCATCGGCGGCTGGCCGGTGACGCTGGCCGATCTGGTCGCCCTGCTGGTCTGGCTCCTGTGGATCGCGCTCGATCTCGGGCTCGGCCTGGCCATGGCGGTGGTGGTGATCCCGGGGCTGATCGTCGCCCGTGCCGTGGCCGGCGGCGGCTCGCCTTCGACCACCTGGATCGTCGCCGGCACCCTGTTCGTCGGCGGCTGGGTGCTGCAGCTGGTCGGCCATGCCTATGAGGGCAAACGGCCGGCCTTCCTGTCGAACCTGTTCCAGCTGCTGATCGGCCCGATGTTCCTGATGGCCGAGACCGCCTTCGCCCTTGGCTTGCGCTCCGGCCTGAAGCACCGGGTCGAGGCCGCGGCGGCCGCCTATCAGTCGAGATAG
- a CDS encoding GFA family protein yields MIEASCHCGAVRLQVAERPQRLTSCNCSICRRLGTLWAYYPRDQLTIVAGAGTTVAYIQGDRSLAIHHCPTCGCVTHWEGLPAGDPARVAINARLIDPAEIEGVPVRRFDGADTWTYLD; encoded by the coding sequence ATGATCGAAGCCTCCTGCCATTGCGGCGCCGTCCGGCTGCAGGTCGCGGAGCGGCCGCAGCGGCTGACCTCCTGCAACTGTTCGATCTGCCGCCGCCTCGGCACGCTGTGGGCCTATTATCCGCGCGACCAGCTGACCATCGTTGCCGGCGCCGGCACCACGGTGGCCTACATCCAGGGCGACCGCAGCCTGGCGATCCACCATTGCCCGACCTGCGGCTGCGTCACCCATTGGGAGGGGTTGCCGGCCGGAGATCCGGCACGGGTGGCGATCAACGCCCGGCTGATCGACCCGGCCGAGATCGAGGGCGTGCCGGTGCGCCGCTTCGACGGCGCCGATACCTGGACCTATCTCGACTGA
- the rph gene encoding ribonuclease PH translates to MRPSGRAFDALRAIRLETDVNKYAEGSCLAKFGDTHVLCTASVEDRVPSWLKGGGKGWVTAEYGMLPRATDQRTDREAARGKQTGRTQEIQRLIGRSLRAVTDLKSLGEIQIKVDCDVLQADGGTRTAAITGGYVALALALRHLVQIRKIKALPLTDSVAAISCGLYQGQAVLDLDYAEDSTAQADANFVITGKGGLVEVQATAEQTPFSRAEFEALLALAEQGTAELAAIQKAALGED, encoded by the coding sequence ATGCGACCGTCCGGACGCGCCTTCGACGCCCTGCGCGCCATCCGCCTCGAGACCGACGTCAACAAATATGCCGAGGGCTCGTGCCTGGCGAAGTTCGGCGACACCCATGTGCTGTGCACGGCCTCGGTCGAGGACCGGGTGCCCTCCTGGCTGAAGGGCGGCGGCAAGGGCTGGGTGACGGCGGAGTACGGCATGCTGCCGCGCGCCACCGACCAGCGCACCGACCGCGAGGCCGCGCGCGGCAAGCAGACCGGGCGGACCCAGGAGATCCAGCGCCTGATCGGCCGGTCGCTGCGGGCCGTGACCGACCTGAAGTCGCTGGGCGAGATCCAGATCAAGGTCGATTGCGACGTGCTGCAGGCCGATGGCGGCACCCGCACCGCCGCGATCACCGGCGGCTATGTCGCGCTGGCCCTGGCGCTGCGCCATCTGGTGCAGATCCGCAAGATCAAGGCGCTGCCGCTGACCGACAGCGTCGCCGCCATCTCCTGCGGCCTCTACCAGGGCCAGGCGGTGCTGGACCTCGACTATGCCGAGGATTCGACCGCCCAGGCCGACGCCAACTTCGTCATCACCGGCAAGGGCGGGCTGGTCGAGGTGCAGGCGACGGCGGAGCAGACCCCCTTCAGCCGGGCCGAGTTCGAGGCGCTGCTGGCGCTGGCCGAGCAGGGCACGGCCGAGCTGGCGGCGATCCAGAAGGCGGCGCTGGGAGAGGACTGA
- the hrcA gene encoding heat-inducible transcriptional repressor HrcA has translation MSMLNELSSRSGGQAFRDLDERSREIFRLIVDAYVQSGEPVGSRTLSRRLGMSLSPATIRNVMADLEDAGLLYAPHTSAGRLPTDAGLRLFVHGLMQLGDVGESERASIEAMCAQAGRGVSEMLEEATSALSGLSACAGLVLAPKTDRPLKHIEFVNLSPGRALVVLVTEDGMVENRVLEVPLGLPASTFVHVTNYLNARIVGRTIAEARAEVLGEIEAQKSQLDSLAAKVVEAGLATWSGGGGGTLIVKGQSRLLNDVTALEDLERIRSLFQALETKEAMLRMLDAANAAEGVQIFIGAENGLFSHTGCSMIIAPYKGGDQRVVGAVGVIGPTRLNYARIIPMVDYTAKMIGRLLRTNETTNQVA, from the coding sequence ATGAGCATGCTGAACGAACTTTCAAGCCGATCCGGCGGCCAGGCATTCCGGGACCTCGACGAGCGCTCGCGGGAGATCTTCCGCCTGATCGTCGACGCGTATGTCCAGTCCGGCGAGCCGGTGGGCAGCCGCACGCTGTCGCGCCGGCTCGGCATGTCGCTGTCGCCGGCGACGATCCGCAACGTCATGGCGGATCTCGAGGATGCCGGCCTGCTCTACGCCCCGCATACCTCGGCCGGGCGGCTGCCGACCGATGCGGGCCTGCGCCTGTTCGTGCACGGGCTGATGCAGCTCGGCGATGTCGGCGAGAGCGAGCGGGCCTCGATCGAGGCGATGTGCGCCCAGGCCGGGCGCGGCGTGTCCGAGATGCTGGAGGAGGCGACCTCCGCCCTCTCCGGCCTGTCCGCCTGCGCTGGCCTCGTTCTGGCGCCGAAGACCGACCGGCCGCTGAAGCATATCGAGTTCGTCAACCTGTCGCCCGGCCGCGCCCTGGTGGTGCTGGTCACCGAGGACGGCATGGTCGAGAACCGGGTGCTGGAGGTGCCGCTGGGCCTGCCGGCCTCGACCTTCGTCCACGTCACCAACTATCTCAACGCCCGCATCGTCGGCCGCACCATCGCCGAGGCCCGCGCCGAGGTGCTGGGCGAGATCGAGGCGCAGAAGAGCCAGCTCGACAGCCTGGCCGCCAAGGTGGTCGAGGCCGGCCTCGCCACCTGGAGCGGCGGCGGGGGCGGCACGCTGATCGTCAAGGGCCAGTCGCGCCTGCTCAACGACGTCACGGCGCTGGAGGATCTGGAGCGCATCCGCAGCCTGTTCCAGGCGCTGGAGACCAAGGAGGCGATGCTGCGGATGCTCGACGCGGCCAATGCCGCCGAGGGCGTGCAGATCTTCATCGGCGCCGAGAACGGGCTGTTCAGCCACACTGGCTGCTCGATGATCATCGCCCCCTACAAGGGGGGCGACCAGCGCGTGGTCGGCGCCGTCGGCGTGATCGGGCCGACCCGGCTGAACTATGCGCGCATCATCCCGATGGTGGATTACACCGCGAAGATGATAGGCCGTCTCCTCAGAACCAACGAGACCACGAACCAGGTAGCATGA
- the grpE gene encoding nucleotide exchange factor GrpE, whose product MMHSKTMSAEPRPDATEPETGAAGPEVEGVAETETAAEAAQASDPGGDAALAGAAERIAALEAENAKLKDQALRALAETENIRRRSEREREDTAKYAISGFAKSLLDAADNLRRAIDAVPAEAVDADPALKTLVDGVAATERQLLAAFERHGVTRIEPVGETFDPNFHQAMFELPGTGKPSGTIVQVVQPGYVLQGRLLRPAMVGVAKGE is encoded by the coding sequence ATGATGCACAGCAAGACGATGTCCGCCGAGCCCCGCCCCGACGCGACGGAGCCGGAGACCGGGGCCGCCGGGCCCGAGGTCGAGGGTGTCGCCGAGACCGAAACCGCGGCCGAAGCCGCGCAGGCCTCCGATCCCGGGGGCGATGCGGCGCTGGCCGGGGCGGCGGAGCGCATCGCCGCTCTCGAGGCCGAGAACGCCAAGCTGAAGGACCAGGCGCTGCGCGCCCTGGCGGAGACCGAGAACATCCGCCGCCGGTCGGAGCGCGAGCGCGAGGACACGGCGAAATACGCCATCTCCGGCTTCGCCAAGTCGCTGCTCGACGCCGCCGACAACCTGCGCCGCGCCATCGACGCGGTGCCGGCCGAGGCGGTCGACGCGGATCCGGCGCTGAAGACCCTGGTCGACGGCGTCGCCGCCACCGAGCGCCAACTGCTGGCCGCCTTCGAGCGCCACGGCGTGACCCGGATCGAGCCGGTCGGCGAGACCTTCGACCCGAACTTCCACCAGGCCATGTTCGAGCTGCCGGGCACCGGCAAGCCGTCCGGCACCATCGTCCAGGTGGTCCAGCCCGGCTATGTGCTGCAGGGCCGGCTGCTGCGCCCGGCCATGGTCGGCGTGGCCAAGGGCGAGTGA
- a CDS encoding ATP-binding protein yields the protein MAGPIYRHLFGIGVIAALVIALLLLSAGSDGIGIWLAAAGVVAVVGVAGLFAWRLLRDLDLLRRHIEASASEAPDRPPRPSTEIGQILFLQLQRLQRHARGRERSLAVELQTASEILEAQDDPILVLAGDRSVLRANGAAERLFGDRLLGRDMAEAIRHPEIVAAVDAVLAGGPMLTVPLNLPVPIEREFEVRIQRFERRGDAGERESDDRPEPALLVTFYDLTASKRVEQMRADFVANASHELRTPLSSLMGFIETLRGPARDDAAARERFLGIMQQQAERMSRLVNDLLSLSRIELDEHVPPTGRVAVGPLLQSVADALELKAQRKAQRLELDLAPDLPQVVGDSDQLYQVFQNLVSNAINYGRQGGVVGLSARASAEGRRTGLVVSVSDQGEGIAREHLPRLTERFYRVDPARSRAVGGTGLGLAIVKHIVSRHRGRLEIDSEVGRGSVFTVHLPAAPGSKPAGRALHKTVTELS from the coding sequence ATGGCCGGACCGATCTATCGCCACCTGTTCGGCATCGGGGTGATCGCCGCTCTGGTGATCGCGCTGCTGCTGCTGTCGGCAGGATCTGACGGGATCGGCATCTGGCTAGCGGCGGCCGGGGTGGTGGCGGTGGTCGGCGTCGCCGGCCTGTTTGCCTGGCGCCTGCTGCGCGACCTCGACCTGCTGCGCCGCCATATCGAGGCCTCGGCCTCCGAGGCGCCGGATCGGCCGCCGCGGCCCTCGACCGAGATCGGCCAGATCCTGTTCCTGCAGTTGCAGCGGCTGCAGCGTCATGCCCGCGGCCGCGAGCGCAGCCTGGCGGTCGAGTTGCAGACCGCGTCGGAGATCCTGGAGGCGCAGGACGACCCGATCCTGGTGCTGGCCGGCGACCGCAGCGTGCTGCGCGCCAACGGCGCCGCCGAGCGGCTGTTCGGCGACCGGCTCCTGGGCCGCGACATGGCCGAGGCGATCCGCCATCCGGAGATCGTCGCCGCCGTCGACGCCGTCCTCGCCGGCGGCCCGATGCTGACCGTCCCGCTGAACCTGCCGGTGCCGATCGAGCGCGAGTTCGAAGTCCGGATCCAGCGCTTCGAACGGCGCGGCGACGCTGGCGAGCGGGAGTCCGACGACCGGCCCGAGCCGGCGCTGCTGGTCACCTTCTACGATCTCACCGCCTCCAAGCGGGTCGAGCAGATGCGGGCCGACTTCGTCGCCAATGCCAGCCACGAGCTGCGCACGCCGCTGTCCAGCCTGATGGGCTTCATCGAGACGCTGCGCGGCCCGGCGCGAGACGACGCGGCGGCGCGCGAGCGCTTCCTCGGCATCATGCAGCAGCAGGCCGAGCGCATGTCCCGACTGGTCAACGACCTGCTGTCGCTGTCGCGGATCGAGCTGGACGAGCATGTGCCGCCGACCGGGCGGGTCGCGGTCGGGCCGCTGCTGCAGTCGGTCGCCGACGCGCTCGAGCTCAAGGCCCAGCGCAAGGCCCAGCGGCTCGAGCTCGACCTGGCGCCCGACCTGCCGCAGGTGGTCGGGGATTCGGACCAGCTGTACCAGGTGTTCCAGAACCTGGTGTCGAACGCGATCAACTACGGCCGCCAGGGCGGCGTGGTCGGCCTGTCCGCGCGGGCCTCGGCCGAGGGGCGGCGGACCGGCCTCGTCGTCAGCGTCAGCGACCAGGGCGAAGGCATCGCCCGCGAGCACCTGCCGCGGCTGACCGAGCGGTTCTACCGGGTCGACCCGGCGCGCAGCCGCGCCGTCGGCGGCACCGGCCTCGGCCTCGCCATCGTCAAGCACATCGTCAGCCGCCATCGCGGCCGGCTGGAGATCGACAGCGAGGTCGGCCGCGGCAGCGTCTTCACCGTGCATCTGCCGGCCGCGCCGGGCAGCAAGCCGGCCGGCCGGGCCCTTCATAAAACTGTAACCGAATTGTCTTAA
- the pstS gene encoding phosphate ABC transporter substrate-binding protein PstS: MKLFSRSILRGAVLGAAVALVAGASQAADISGAGATFPYPIYAKWADAYKKESGIGLNYQSIGSGGGIKQIKEKTVTFGASDMPLKPEDLDAAGLVQFPMIMGGVVPVVNIPGVAPGQLTLSGDLVAQIYLGDITTWNDEKIKALNPGVNLPDTAIAPAYRSDGSGTNFLFTTYLSSVNAKFKDSVGANSSVQWPAGIGAKGNEGVANTTKQTEGAIGYVEYAYAKQNKLTYVKLVNKDGKAVEPTIKSFQAAASAADWANSKGYYVILTNEPGAESWPITGASFILMYKQPQDPAASATALQFFAWAYSKGDKLAEDLDYVPMPDSVVEMVHKTWADSIKGADGKPIWTASK; this comes from the coding sequence GTGAAGCTTTTTTCACGATCCATCCTTCGCGGCGCGGTGCTCGGCGCGGCGGTCGCGCTCGTGGCGGGCGCGTCCCAGGCGGCCGATATTTCCGGCGCCGGCGCCACCTTTCCGTACCCGATCTACGCCAAGTGGGCCGACGCCTATAAGAAGGAAAGCGGCATCGGCCTGAACTACCAGTCGATCGGCTCGGGCGGCGGCATCAAGCAGATCAAGGAAAAGACCGTCACCTTCGGCGCCTCGGACATGCCGCTGAAGCCGGAGGATCTCGACGCCGCCGGTCTCGTGCAGTTCCCGATGATCATGGGCGGCGTGGTGCCGGTCGTGAACATCCCGGGCGTTGCGCCGGGCCAGCTGACCCTCAGCGGCGACCTGGTCGCGCAGATCTATCTCGGCGACATCACCACCTGGAACGACGAGAAGATCAAGGCGCTGAACCCGGGCGTCAACCTGCCGGACACCGCCATCGCCCCGGCCTACCGGTCGGACGGGTCGGGCACCAACTTCCTGTTCACGACCTACCTCTCGTCGGTGAACGCCAAGTTCAAGGACTCGGTCGGCGCCAACTCCTCGGTGCAGTGGCCGGCCGGCATCGGCGCCAAGGGCAATGAGGGCGTCGCCAACACCACCAAGCAGACCGAAGGCGCCATCGGCTACGTCGAATACGCCTACGCCAAGCAGAACAAGCTGACCTACGTCAAGCTGGTCAACAAGGACGGCAAGGCGGTCGAGCCGACGATCAAGAGCTTCCAGGCCGCGGCGTCGGCCGCCGACTGGGCGAACTCCAAGGGCTACTACGTCATCCTGACCAACGAGCCGGGTGCGGAGAGCTGGCCGATCACCGGCGCCAGCTTCATCCTGATGTACAAGCAGCCGCAGGATCCGGCCGCGTCGGCCACCGCGCTGCAGTTCTTCGCCTGGGCCTACAGCAAGGGCGACAAGCTGGCCGAGGACCTCGACTACGTGCCGATGCCGGACTCGGTGGTCGAGATGGTCCACAAGACCTGGGCCGACAGCATCAAGGGCGCCGACGGCAAGCCGATCTGGACCGCCTCGAAGTGA
- the pstC gene encoding phosphate ABC transporter permease subunit PstC produces the protein MVDTTFQKIGPRIDARTAQRQRMADTGFRLTTLFFAVLVLAILGGVILSLIIGAMPALQTFGFGFVTTEVWNPVTDKFGALAPIYGTLVTSLIAMLIGVPVSFGIAIFLTELCPPVLKRPLGIAIELLAGIPSIIYGIWGFFVLAPILQQTVQPFLIGTFGKLPLIGPLFAGPPYGIGIFTAGLILAIMVLPFITSIMRDVFETVPPLLKESAYGLGATTWEVMWKVVLPYSRVGVVGGVMLGLGRALGETMAVTFVIGNAHRISNSILAPGTTISASIANEFTEAVGDLYTSSLIALGLVLFVITFIVLALAKIQLLRLQRKAGG, from the coding sequence ATGGTGGACACCACCTTTCAGAAGATCGGGCCGCGGATCGACGCGCGCACCGCCCAGCGACAGCGCATGGCGGACACCGGATTCCGCCTGACCACCCTGTTCTTCGCCGTGCTGGTGCTGGCGATCCTGGGCGGGGTGATCCTGTCGCTGATCATCGGCGCGATGCCGGCGCTGCAGACCTTCGGCTTCGGCTTCGTCACGACCGAGGTCTGGAACCCGGTCACCGACAAGTTCGGCGCGCTGGCGCCGATCTACGGCACCTTGGTCACCTCGTTGATCGCCATGCTGATCGGCGTCCCGGTCAGCTTCGGCATCGCCATCTTCCTGACCGAGCTGTGCCCGCCGGTGCTGAAGCGGCCGCTCGGCATCGCCATCGAGCTCCTGGCCGGCATCCCCAGCATCATCTACGGCATCTGGGGCTTCTTCGTGCTGGCGCCGATCCTGCAGCAGACGGTGCAGCCCTTCCTGATCGGCACCTTCGGCAAGCTGCCGCTGATCGGGCCGCTGTTCGCCGGCCCGCCCTACGGCATCGGCATCTTCACCGCCGGGCTGATCCTGGCGATCATGGTGCTGCCCTTCATCACCTCGATCATGCGCGACGTGTTCGAGACGGTGCCGCCGCTGCTCAAGGAATCCGCCTACGGCCTGGGTGCCACGACCTGGGAGGTGATGTGGAAGGTGGTGCTGCCCTACAGCCGCGTCGGCGTGGTCGGCGGCGTCATGCTCGGCCTCGGCCGGGCGCTGGGCGAGACCATGGCGGTCACCTTCGTCATCGGCAACGCCCACCGCATCTCGAACTCGATCCTGGCGCCGGGCACCACCATCTCCGCCTCGATCGCCAATGAATTCACCGAGGCCGTCGGCGACCTCTACACCTCGTCGCTGATCGCGCTGGGCCTCGTGCTCTTCGTCATCACCTTCATCGTCCTGGCGCTGGCCAAGATCCAGCTGCTGCGGCTGCAGCGCAAGGCGGGGGGCTAG
- the pstA gene encoding phosphate ABC transporter permease PstA: MPVPTALYARRRATNSILLSISFGAAVFGLLWLVWILATLLINGLDAITPALFTESTPPPPGEGGGLLNAIFGSLIMTVVGTLIGTPIGILAGTYLAEFGKTSKLAEVIRFINDILLSAPSIVVGLFVYEIMVSSMGHFSAWAGAVALSIIAVPVVIRTTEDMLKLVPNTLREAAAALGSPQWKVVLMICYRAARNGMITGVLLAVARISGETAPLLFTALNNQFWSTDMNAPMANLPVVIFQFALSPYEDWQRLAWGGALLITVTILLLNIIARALSSLGGKQG; this comes from the coding sequence ATGCCGGTACCGACTGCACTCTACGCCCGCCGCCGGGCGACCAACTCGATCCTGCTCAGCATCTCCTTCGGGGCGGCGGTGTTCGGTCTGCTCTGGCTGGTCTGGATCCTCGCCACGCTGCTGATCAACGGCCTCGACGCGATCACCCCGGCCCTGTTCACCGAATCCACCCCGCCGCCTCCGGGCGAAGGGGGCGGCCTGCTGAACGCGATCTTCGGCAGCCTGATCATGACCGTGGTCGGCACCCTGATCGGCACGCCGATCGGCATCCTCGCCGGCACCTACCTGGCCGAGTTCGGCAAGACCAGCAAGCTGGCCGAGGTGATCCGCTTCATCAACGACATCCTGCTCAGCGCGCCTTCGATCGTGGTCGGCCTGTTCGTCTACGAGATCATGGTGTCGTCGATGGGGCACTTCTCGGCCTGGGCCGGCGCCGTAGCTCTGTCGATCATCGCGGTGCCGGTGGTGATCCGCACCACCGAGGACATGCTGAAGCTGGTGCCGAACACCCTGCGCGAAGCCGCCGCGGCGCTCGGCTCGCCGCAGTGGAAGGTGGTGCTGATGATCTGCTACCGCGCCGCGCGCAACGGCATGATCACCGGCGTGCTGCTGGCGGTCGCCCGCATCAGCGGCGAGACGGCGCCGCTTCTGTTCACCGCTCTGAACAACCAGTTCTGGAGCACGGACATGAACGCGCCGATGGCGAATCTGCCCGTGGTCATCTTCCAGTTCGCGCTCAGCCCCTATGAGGACTGGCAGCGGCTGGCCTGGGGCGGCGCGCTCCTGATCACGGTGACGATCCTCCTCCTCAACATCATCGCCCGGGCGCTCTCCTCGCTCGGCGGCAAGCAGGGCTGA